The genome window GGAGGCGGCGACGTCCTGACCCCGAGGCTGCGGGCGAGCTGCCGCCCTCGTGGCCGCCCAGCGGTCAGCGATCTTGTCCCTGCCGCACTCCCCTCCGCCCGTCCCGCCCGCTGCCTGCCCCGCCTGCCACCGCCGCTCACCCTCAGCCGAGCCGCCAGCACGCAGTACGGCGCCATTTTGTTCACTGACAAAGATGGAGTCGCGCCGCGATGGCGTCACGCGGCCCCTTTGACATCTCCGGTGCGCGCGCGGGGGCGTGGCCGCGCGGGTCCTGGCAGGGAGACACCCGCGACAGGACAGGGTCGTCGGCTGCCACGCGGGGCTCCTCTGGGAGGGGGAAGGTTAGAGATGGGGTGGCTTTAGGGGGAGGGTTTATCTCAGCATCCCTCGGCGTTTTCCCGCTCGGGGGAGGCGCTTTGGCAGGCGCTGCTCTCACCCCGGCCAGGACtcgggggcggcgcggcggtgaGGGCTCCGCGGggccgcagcagcagcagcagcgccgggCGGGTGTCGCCTCGCCATGGCCAAGCACCACCCGGACCTCATCTTCTGCCGCAAGCAGGCCGGCGTCGGTGGGTCCCGGGGGATGGGGGATGAGGATGGGGGGGGTCCCTTCCCCGCTTTTCTGGCCGCGGGGCGAGCGGGAGGCGCGCGCGCGTTACCGGCCGTCGGGCCCGCGCGCGGCCGTTAGGCCCGGCGGAggcgggggaggaggaggaggaggggcagcGCGCGCCacccgctcctccctccctcttttgtgctccttttattttcctttattttcgGTGCCCCGCCGTGCGTTGTGGATCCAGCAGCACTTGGGAGCATCTTTCTGGCTGAGAGACAAAAGTTATCTTCCGGGTTATGCCTGTAATACGGATAACGGGATTTATCCTTGTCGCATCTGAGTCAGCATTTGGGTCAAGGTTCAAAGAACTCTTATACAAGATTAGAAGTTGAGGTATCCTTTCCTGGGTTTTGTCACTCCttagaaaagcaaatttaacGAGCAGCTTTCTGCAAGATCCGTAAACGCAAAGCATTCAGCTGCACTGCCTATAGGAAATCTCTTTTTAGAATAGTCAGTGCTTCCAACCCTCTGTCTAGGTTGAAAAGTCATGTCCTGACAAATCCCTTCTCTCTCAGACTTCAGACAAATCAATATTTAGTCTTTGTTGATGTGCACATCTAGTCTTTGAAACTCAATACTTATTACATTTATCCAAGTTCCTAACATCATTTTTGTGAGTGTCCCAGACAAATGACAAGACTTCTAAGGTACATTTAACTACCTTCATGTTCTAAAGCAAAGAAGGTATTTGGACTGCTTTAAACAAACACTTGGTTTTGGTTTCCCCCGCCCCCCCACTAAAAGCTGTGCCAAGACTCATGTACA of Vidua macroura isolate BioBank_ID:100142 chromosome 5, ASM2450914v1, whole genome shotgun sequence contains these proteins:
- the PHF5A gene encoding PHD finger-like domain-containing protein 5A isoform X1, with translation MRMGGVPSPLFWPRGEREARARYRPSGPRAAVRPGGGGGGGGGGAARATRSSLPLLCSFYFPLFSVPRRALWIQQHLGASFWLRDKSYLPGYASIGRLCEKCDGKCVICDSYVRPCTLVRICDECNYGSYQGRCVICGGPGVSDAYYCKECTIQEKDRDGCPKIVNLGSSKTDLFYERKKYGFKKR